One Pseudomonadota bacterium genomic region harbors:
- a CDS encoding DJ-1/PfpI family protein, producing the protein SLEPVICAKGLSVNPHVSFEQCPQLDFLLVPGGQGTRQEVDNPVLIRFITEQARQCKAILSVCTGTFLLHKAGLLYGKKATTHWNSLDRLKAFGDITAVEERFVCDGNIWTSAGVSAGIDLMFAFIAEIADEEAAGKVQFAAEYYPSVKRYGASHKSPMAPHYLKEKD; encoded by the coding sequence TCGCTTGAGCCGGTCATCTGTGCGAAGGGTCTTTCTGTAAATCCTCATGTATCCTTCGAGCAGTGCCCTCAACTTGATTTCCTTCTTGTGCCGGGTGGTCAGGGAACCCGCCAGGAAGTGGACAACCCGGTGCTTATTCGCTTTATCACCGAACAGGCAAGGCAATGCAAAGCGATACTTTCTGTGTGCACCGGGACTTTCCTGTTACACAAAGCCGGGCTGCTATATGGAAAAAAGGCCACTACCCATTGGAACTCTCTTGACCGTTTGAAAGCTTTTGGTGATATCACGGCAGTTGAAGAACGTTTTGTCTGTGATGGAAACATTTGGACATCGGCAGGAGTGTCTGCCGGTATCGATCTCATGTTCGCCTTTATTGCGGAGATAGCCGATGAAGAGGCTGCGGGGAAAGTCCAGTTTGCCGCCGAATATTACCCGTCAGTAAAGCGGTACGGCGCCTCACACAAAAGCCCCATGGCGCCTCAT